The Amphiura filiformis chromosome 8, Afil_fr2py, whole genome shotgun sequence genomic sequence TGTAGGTAGGtatggagggagggaggggaggggaggggaggggaagggagggagagggagggaggagagggggggaggagaggggagggaaggaaggaaagaaggagggaGAGAAGGAGGGAGGGAAGGGCCCATTTCCTTGATATCCTTCCATTATACCACTTGTATCTGAAAATATTTGCAAGTCATCTATAAACCTGAAGGGTTGTTACAACCATTACCCCTCCATGATGACTGGTGTCATCACACTATTGAAACACCATTCCAAACATGCAATGTATAGTTACCTCCAACTGTGACATTGGCAGCAAATTCCATATTATTAGCCATATATGTACAAGTATACACTCCAGCATCTCCTAGAACAGGCTCCATAATCATCAGTGTGTTGTTGGCTTTCAGCACATATCGATCATCATCTGGCAAGTCGTCACTACCCTTCGTCCATGTCACTTCGGTTGTGGCGCTACCATCTACTTTGCATGTCAAGGTAAGATCTACTCCCTCTTCCAGGACGGTATCACCCTCGATTTTAACCTCTGCAACAAACCACAAGCTTTGAAATCAGTTTTATCATTAtacacataccgtaaacgtttgcctaatggcgctatgggctctcttgacataagtggaattttaggcacaaccgaaaagtgccctcccgtaaaattctcaccagcaaataagggcacagaaccttaattcttgttgggatttcagaggcgGTAGCTCTcgtatttgcacatgaaatttaccccaaggcaaaggagcccaggtgcgccataaGGCGAATGTTTACGGCATTGTGACCAGGTTCTATACTTCCAATCAGTACTGAATAGGCCGCCTTGTAGCACTGTGGAATGGTATCAACTTCCACTAGGCCTCAGTCTGCTAATCCTACGGTTTGcaagtcctaaggttcgctagtaTGAAGTTCACTAGTATAATATTCTCTAACCCTAACTTTTAAACAAGTGAGTAGTGACTCATTTGCTGGATTTGCGAACCTTAATTTTGGACTAGCAAACCTTGGGATTGGAGAGACGTCCCCACTCCCCAGGGTAACTTATTTCACCTTGTAAATTTCAGAATGGTGGATATCAATGCACATGTGACATGATCGGATCCAACCAGGTTTAAAATGCAAACTGAGAAAGTGAGATACAAACAAAATAGGGAGCTAAAAACAATTGATACGGTGCTGTAGTAGCACTAATTAACGCCCTGtgggcattgcattttccaaaaggggccaTTGCTTTTTTTTAAGGTATTTTTTAAAATAACAGTTCCGATTAAAGACATGGCAAGTTACCATCTGCAGTCAACTGCGGTGCTCACAAACAAAAAGGAATTTCTACATATACTGTACAACGATCAATAACAATGGACGGACACTTGTATACTTAAGTATCATGAAACAGCGATCACATGCTCAAAAAATATTGGTAtgtattgttgttttgttttataatagctTTTAGTTTTACTGCCTTCATTTTGCAGTTATGACTTGACCATTGCAAGGTTACATGTTAATGGGAGCTAGATGAAATAGCAGCCAATAAAATGTTCTTTCTCATTGTTCCAAACTTGTATCTTTTTCCCTTAACCAGAGCCTGTGTATTTCATTTATATGTCTCCAACCAATCGTAAATTGTATCCTAAATTATTCATCATTAAAAGTTACGAGCAGTTTTACAATGGATTTACATATTATACGCTATAAAAATTAACATATAGCTAGTGATTATCAATCATGAAACTCCTTTGTGAAATCCAGTCAATCATAATGAAGGTAATTTTAATATTGCATTTGAGTGTGATGTATGTAGGCATCACATAATGACCCTTTTGTTTACCTTGTTAGAAACATATGGTCATTGCGTGATGTCAGGTTACACCCTGACCCACACACAATCTCTCTCTCAATCTATATCTCTCCATCTTCATCCTGcctccttttctctctctctccacaCTCTCTCCCCCTTTAAACGCAAACTGTAATTGGGATCTctgcatttataaacaagcatTCACTTCATTACCATAATCTTGATACACATCTAATGTTATAGTAAATGCTCCTAAATTTCCATTTTCATGACTGCAGTCATATGCCCCCTTATCGTCTGCCTGGGCATCCACGATTGTTAACCTGCTCACTACTGAATTGTTCGCCGCGTTCGGTGTGTGAACCACAATGTATTGTCCAGGATCATTTGAAATTACGGCTTGATTTCTTTTCCACACCAAGCTTGGTGGTGGCCCGGCAGATAGATCGAGTTTACAAACAAATGTGTAATCTTCCCCGTATGGTCCAGTATGGCTGGGCGGTTGCACAAAGACTACATCTTCTCCTggagtaaaaacaaaataaacacattgtttagttaattaaaaaaaaaacaagttcctGATTATTCTTTCCTTTTTCAATGTTGATGTGCCTTGAACAGAAAACCATGCATGTACGAAACACAGCAAATATGATGTTGCATACAAGTGATACTcacccgcgtccgaccacctctgCAGTGCACCCTAAATGATGTATTGCACACAATTAATTTTGCACCCCTAGATGGTGGTGTCATACATGCTACAGCTACTTTTTAGGAAAAGAGCTAATTTCAGGCTTTTTACCAAACTCGTTTTCAAGTTGACATTAGAATCCATTTTCCAAATGATTAGGCAAGTCTCAGTAGACATCTGatagttttaaataaaataataatttctgtattaggccaaaaaaaaaacatgtttgtttcctgtagcaggtccaaaaagtcaaatgcgaaatgcggtttttttttggttttttttaaatctccacgtcttgaaatggaaaaaaaacaccttttcgctgcaaattggaattggaatttacagtgggtttctccgacacacaatttatgaccccctttcaacctgcagtagtttttcactatgctcgtttgttgtgtaatgtgtaaatgtttactccagtagtgttttaaattatttttttgcgattttctggttttttttctttgtaagtgaaaaaaaaccaaaaaaaaaaatgcgcgcgctacaggaaacaaacttgtttttttttgccttatatatatatacaatgtaatatgcatgtgGTCCTGCATTCGAGAGACAAGCCCAGTCTCATGATGTCACTGTCAGCTTTTCTTTTGCTTCCACTAGATTTTTCCAGCTTTATAGTAAAACTAGAAAGGTGGTGTCGGACCAAACATTAAAGTGTGAAAAAAAATGGGTAACATTACACTAGTATTTTCAAATCATCTAGACATAAATCTATATTTTTCCCCACCAATAAAAACTATGAATTATGGCGAGTTTGACATAGTTTTTTAAATCCTTTAATTCTGCAGCAGGTGTTAATAATAAAgcattagattttgaagacaaaaacaATACTTTTCTAACACTAAACATTCAATTACATTTCATTCACTAATATTCATTTAATTTCCTTTTCCAGATTACCATCAAAGTAACATCTTTCTGACTGTTCAGGAAGTTAACCACTAAAATGTGATGCTTTTTAAAAGCACCCCATTTTTAAAAAGATGGCGACCCCATCGTATGATGAAAAATACACCATATTTAAATATTGGAATGGGAATTGAGTCCCGCCTGATAATCCTattaccgggcaggaaattccctgcccggtaccaaatttaaaaaaaaaaaaaaaaaaaaaaagtgtgacctagacctaaatgctaggatcatggttgacctaaaaaaattttaaaaattgaattttgcacattgttttgtaattttaatatgaaaattgatacatagttttcatgtcatactctattaatgatatcaaaatgcattgaatttgaatgcattttgatatcattaatagagtatgacatgaaaactatgtatcaattttcatattaaaattacaaaacaatgtgcaaattcattttttttttttttaggtcaaccatgatcctagcatttaggtctaggtccagagacactacaaaaccgaaaaaaaaactttgaaaaaaaaaaaaaaaaaattttaatttttttaaaaaccccggttacccgcccgaaaaatgcgccgggtacccgggcacaaaattacccgaaaatcacacccctagggTGTGTAGCAAATCAGTTAGTGAGTGATCCCCAGGCAGGGGTGTATCAAGCCAAGGGGGATTTCCAAGGCGGATACTAAAATGATTTTATTgggcaaaacaatgtgcaaaattcattttttttttatttaggtcaaccatgatcctagcatttaggtctaggtccagagacactacaaaaccgaaaaaaactttgaaaaaaaaaaaaaaaaaaaaattttattttttattttttatatttttttgttgcaatttcggtGCCCGTTACCCGCCTCAAAATGCGCTGGGtgccgggcacaaaattaccaaaatcacacCCCTAGGGTGTGTAGCAAATCAGTTAGTGAGTGATCCCCAGGCAGGGGTGTATCAAGCCAAGGGGGATTTCCAAGGCGGATACTAAAATGATTTTATTGGGACAAATGCGCAAAAAGCTAAATTTTTAAAGATTTATCGCTAAAATGGATAAAAATTAGGACAATTATTGTGGCCTAAAACCAGGCCAAAGGATGATGTCACGATGTACATTACAACAgtcaattttgtcctggtattttgAAAAAGGGTGCCTCCCCCTCTAGTGTGCCTCTATCCCTGGGGTGAATCAacaaattcaactggaagaagtcaGACTTTGCCAAGAttatgttgctcatggaggggGAAATTGTATTCTTCATGTACACAATACCTGGCAAACATTGATCAATTCATAATAAAGTTGGCTTGTAAACACCAACAAATGGGGACATcaattttcaaagcaaaatcaataaatttggaccaaaaaaatggcagattttacatgattttggtgaaataaaaaattgtcccaaaacacacacaaaatccaTCTGGCCCgtaaaactttttttatttattgccTAACCTGAATCCAgcatttgtgtaggcctatatgatactgGCTCAGACAATGCAGGTGCCCACTTACAAGTTACAGCGCTATATGGGGGAACCTATTAAATGCAAGTGCTACAATCATAACACCATTCCGTCCTCACTTGTAAATGAGCATGATACTCGCTTTCAAATATAAGCCCCCATTCTTTGATCTAGAATCATCCATGGATATTTCTTTCTGGTAAGAATACCAGTAGGCAGTCAAACATGATCCAACATTTATCCCAAAACTGTGCCAAAAACATTCATGGCAACAACAATGGTgttgttttttatgtttgtttgtttgttttccccATAGGTATATAATACTTGAAAACCTTGCAAAGGTTAACACCAGTAACTAAATCAAATGATGAATTGATTCCACATttagctatatacatgtatatgcatgcATTAGGGACAATGGATTGTTATACCCTTTATGACCTGGCATGCACCAACATCACTGTACAGGAGACACAAGTTCATTTCCAAAGACTTTGGATATGTGGcttggcttcacctactgccatggttaagGGATGAGCACTCATaagtctaggtggtatgtctatggcaaatgttacaatatgggaAGGAGCAGAAGATTTAAGTCAAAACAAACCTAGCTAGATCAATTGGAATAATACAGTACTATACATATTTGATgatctttcaaaatattttttcttctaaaataccAGAATATCCTATCAAAAAGCACATAAAGTGAAATATATCCAAGATAATTATAAACACCACAATATTAAAAACCCttaaaattttcttattttgggAATCAACAAATTGTGTAGCAGTATATAACCAACCAAATTTGACCAAAGAAAAATGATGAGATTGATCGATCAGGAAAGCAGATAATATGAAAGAATCATCTAAAAATGTTGATTGCTATCCAGTATCCACAACATGGAGTGGTTTTTGCTGTAccggtacatgtacatacattacaTCCTATTCATAATTCACACCTGCGTTGCATGACCTTTCATGTAATACAGTCATACACAAATGGATGAAATAACAACCGAGCAATGAAATTTCCCACCAGTTTTATAAAttaaagaatatgcaaatttgatgagcaaaatctgcaaaaaaattgaaactgAAAAAACAAGTGGGGAAACAATGAGGCTATACTTTCTATTTAAAATTGCCctgtaatttaatttttgagaacTATTTTGGCAAGTTCGGGGGAAATCACCCTAAGCACCCTCCCCAATTCTATTCTGAGTGCTGAGCTGTTCTAAACCATGAATTACATTTTAAACAGAAGTACTCGGAACTTTACAAATCTTTAAAAATGTATACCGCTAAAATATCTCACTATGAAATAATGATATGTCCACAGTTCCTTACATGTCAAATGGCATTCAGTGGGGCCTCATACGTATATATATGTAGGTTCCTCcttgacaattgaatacctgagtggaagaagggcccaactccatcaacactttttttgagatattaacgaAGAACACAATATTTGGAATAGTTTTAAGAGACGGACTGTTTTCATCTTGTGGGGACTTTTAGTACTGGTACATGAAGatacattataacatacatgtgaaatgatatatgttgtaatcgcaacggtacaggtctttcgAAATATGatcaactcatttttgtaaaagggaattgggcccttcttccactcaggtattcaattgatgaTGTTCCATgttccaaatattacaatacagAAAGACTGCAATAACATAATGTCTTTGAAGTAATTTACCAAAATCAGTGGGAGAACATGATGTTGGTGTTTATTGGACAAAAAAGATAACCACTTTTATACTGGTTTAACCTTTAAAATTATAAAAGTTTCAATATTAATGGATCGAACTACACTCAAATCAATGTTAGGAatcccctcccccccaaaaaaaattcaaatcaaatGAGGTTTAATTAAATATTCACCCAAGTTTTTAATTGTATgcaaattttgaatcaaattttcagCATATTATTGCCCCAATTAGATATCTATGAatttattataataggcctactgacgatCAAGACCAGATGTATGCATATTGATAGACaattaatatttttatgtgtACGAGAATTGAATAAGGCATGAAATCTATGCGTGCATGAGAATTCAGAGTGTATTGTTGattcacaaaattttcatgcacacaaatattttttcttcCTATAGCGCTtttaagggattggatagcaatgtttgtatagtcttttttgtgggacatgagagcacatcaaattgcattctgaatacgaggaatgccctttgtgatatatcaaataatttttttttttttaatttcggcaCCCAGGAATttcgaatatcgcgtgttgagaaacgacTGTATTAAtacgtttttatggtcaatttaagtttgtttcaaataaaaccatgtgattcgcgcttgataattaattttctatcatataaggccccaggtataaggcataatgttgtgattgccgggtGTCTATTAACCGTGAAGTCCTCTGTGCTTCATAAAACACTGTACATGTATGCAATGCATGCATGATAATACTCAGTGACATTCTGACTGAGtaattactgtaaaagtcaatattttcacgagaagatattttcgcgattttgaacattttgtcgattgcgcgagaattaaatttcgcggttttgatattgatacaatagaaacctaatgcaaaaggttattttcacgagtttttattttcgcgattttatgtccactcatgaaatccgtgaaaataaaaacctcatgAAAATTCCTACTTTTACAGTAAATGTTGAACAGTAGCATTTGACcatgtttgttttgctttgaaTAGGATGTGGCCAATATAAATAAATTATAGATGCATGCTGATGAAAAGAAGATAACATGATGACCAACAGCCCAGTCATGAACATAATATGACATTCAAGGATCCAAATAAACCCTTTGCCTATCAAATCAAGTGATAGATTGTGGATGAGTGTGATGTATCCCATACCAACTTGTTTTGCTTTGGGTAAAAAGCTTAGTGATCAACACTGTTTTGGCTCATTTGAAATACAACAattttagttaaaaaataaagtctgcacaaaaagtaactcagctgttataaatacgcctatagattcagaactaataattgttttcacaatatttcaacataaaaagaaggaaggATGagttatttacgcgcattttgataccccatttgtccaattttgttcaatattgacaatacagcagtgttttgaaagaaaaataccccaatttgaaagttgcagctatttgtattgatttgcagtaagcgcgaagataatggcgggctttacgtgtctacagtgctggcattataaccattgattgctgtatttaaactgcaacttttaaattcgggtatttttctgtaaaagcactatgacatttgacgaatgaggtatcaaaatgcgtgtaaataaatcatccttctctctatgttgaaatattgtgaaaacaattattagttctgaatctataggcgtatttataacagctgagttactttttgtgcagactttaattTCATACCATCAAAATACACTGGTCAATCACACTAGATTATAGAGGGAATACAAATCTCCCATTGTGTCAAACCACCGAATAAACCAAGTCACCCATGCATGATTAAAATGGTCCACAACAAAtgttacaatgtaggcctacatgaactGTGAATATGaagttttaggcctatatgtacaaaGGTCTAGCTTTTCAAAAGATTCAGTGACACTGTACATGAATAATCattcataaaaatgtattttattatttatcattcatTGCCTATCATGAATTCTGGGAATATCCTTGTATTTTCTAAACAAAGTAGGGCCTATAAGTTAATGACTTTAAAAGGAAAATATTGGTAATAAAAAGTAGTAAAGTACTGAGTTTCAATTTTGGATATTTATCCTTGCAAGTAAGCAAAGGAACCAAATAGACTCTGGTACTGaggtatacatgtacaaaataggGGTAAATCTCAAAAGTGTCTAATTATTTTCATCATCGATCTACAAAATAGACATGAATGGCTACCTCATTTTAGGCcttttacaattaattcttagtttcctgtttccctcgcgcgtccaaagtagagaattgcaaaatatttaattattttatttttattttggattttctcttttaaaataacttttaatgacttccatttgctactttctgactttgcttatatcaactataatgatgcaTAAACAAAGAACGTAACTGTAccatcagcgttcgaaatagggccggtcagccggccattggcctgtaactttttggcctggccggtaacttttctgactggtatctagttgccggcctggctggccggtaactttttaaggtcaagcctggctggcctgtaccattttgaggcatatttcgaacactgtgtaccattacttatgtataaaatcaaacatagttgtaaaataattaaatgcatgttcctagtCCAAACGGGTTGATGAAagttgcgaccacttgttttaaaataaagaaaataatagataattaataattaacatgcgcgtattttggggggtttagcgccagccccgggtcaaagcagggggggaagaagaagggcggcaaaaagagggcggCAGCAGaagaaaattttgggttttttttacttattagtgaggcaaatttttttttataaaaaactcCCTAGCCCAAGAACAATATCTAATTTGGCGTCCCTTACGAAGCATCTATTTACAAATGATAAAATCACAGATCCTCATACAACAACTGCCAAAATTTAGGTGATGAcaatattttaactttttttttttttttctttcttgctaGCCCAAGAACAATATCTAATTTGGCGTCCCTTACGAAGCATCTATTTACACATGATAAAATCACAGATCCTCATACAACAACTGCCAAAATTTAGGTGATGACAATATTTTAACTTTTTTGTGGCCATTTTCCTTGGAAAGAGATTACAAAGTATAGATTTACATAAATGGCTATTGTTCCACATTCCTAGACTACTACCCAGAAAGAATGCCTGGACTCATGTGACGTAAATGATAATCTAATCTATACCAAAAAAAGTCAGTATTATTATGataattgtgtttttgttttatcATTGATGAGTCATCTTTTAGTTTCTAGTAATTGAGTGAAAATATATGATGGAAAAGAAGAAGATAGCCTTGAAGAGAACTACAGGTGAGAATTTTGGAAATATAATACTTTGTCAATTATGATTACATCTGATCTGATACTAGTATTTTGTATTTAAATTCAATAAATCTGATATTTTGTATGGAATCAATCAAGCCTACAAAATGTAAATTTATATCAAGGACATGTAAATCCAAGTTTTGCAAGTAAAATCATGTTTATGACAAGGGTCTACAACTCTACATGTATGTTAAGTTGAGCTAATTCCCTATACATGTACAAATTGTATACATAATCAATGGTTACAATCAGAACCGCCGAGAGCTATTATGGGCCCGGGGCcccggggtaaaatgaacgccTGTGCCCCACgaggtctcttttctttctttattttatgggccccctaggaccccgggcccagTGGTaaccaggggcgtcgctagaccaatcttaaaagtgtgggggggggtaggggTCAAATTTATTtcgacaattttttttaaattagtaactactataacattcACAATAGGTCTATTATGTAACATCGGCACCATTTTGTAACACATTTATCTATATAAATCTTCCAATTTGCGGACAATCACATATAGCTTTctacatttttattattattattagaaaaatTTATATGGTGCTCCACAAAGCACAGAGCACAAAATCATATGGTTttgacaacagtcaatttttgccgtcaaaattgtgtcacacccccatacccccTCTAGCGTCGCCCCTGATGGTAACACACCCCCTTAACcgcccttgtcggcggcactggatACAAttggtgtatattattattaacccACCGGTTATTCATACATACATGTGTGGGTGGTAAACCAAGAACCAAATAAATTTATGCACTATTGCAGCTGTAAAATCTGCAAAAATAGCTCTCAGCTTTTCCaagaaaaaataaagttgcaGATGAGATTGGATTTTGGAATTACCTTCTTTTTAAACAAAGGCTGAAAGGATTTTTAGTCTGGCTTGAACAtcttgcttgagcctggtcccatcaggacccaatcATGTCTCCACACAGAGCAACAGTTTTCACATACAAACTATTTTGTCTttacataaaacaaacaaactggcAACCGGATAGTGCAAAAAACACCCCTGTTAAAAAATAACTCTGATACAAAACTAATATTCCCCTTAAAAATCATTTATATTCAGGATGTCCCCACTGATTTGACATTTTATAAAGTGGAAGTATGGCCAGAACTGAGCACATCTGTTTTTGGCCATCACCATGGCAACAAACATCAGTCCTCAACAGTTAATCAATTACACCACAAAATCCATGTTAGAACTATATGATTTTGTACATGCTAAGCACCGAGTACATTTTATGATTAGAAAACAATCTCTAGAGAtgaaaataatgattaaaaaacaAAGAATGGTTAGGAAGTGTTCATAAATAACTTTTTGGGATGGAAAGAACAATGTGTGGCAGGATTAAAAAAATGGGACGGATTTCAGATATGACCACCCATAGTAAATGTtcacatgaaaaatattttttcattttttatgaaacactttttgttaatttttcagtcaattttacattttgacctcaaatgacctcagtatgtgaccttgaacaccaccattacatggtgtgtctgatgtgctctcaggtcccacaaaatactgtgcaaacgtcgctatccgagcagGAATAAAACCAATTTTGTGACATCAAAGGCTTCAACTTTTCCAACCCCCGCTAAGGATTTTATGAACACATCCTTACCTTACACTGGCATTCTATTCACAATTTCAcattattttcaataataaaatCACATTGTATCATCATCTTTTTTATGATGGATTAAAATGACATGTTGCAACTTCTTttatccagccatgatgggaccaattCCTGAGGAACAACAATTGGAACTGGATGGGACCAATTCCTGAGGAACAACAATTGTAATTGGTCCGGTGGGGGAGGAACAACAATTGTAATTGGTGCGGTGGGGGAGGGCACTATAGCACTTGGCAAAGGGGGTATCACgcgcacccctaaacaagtatttaaatagcacgatttgctaccctaaacaagtagttgtctttccccaaccctaaacaaATAATTGATGCATTATtaccagggtttactttaacgcgcAAAACATGCATATTTACGCATTCAGGCACTTTGCggaccccttcaaatccaaaatcccaaagtccaacgcgtacagAATCTTGAAAACGTACTAAGTTCAAAtgttgcaagatttgaatagagaaataccagatattgtgcatttattctcggcttttggtgGCTTTGTATTATTTTCTACATAAACAAAAGTAAATGGGTAGCTGCGTAAGCCGACAGACATTATTTGGCCGTTTTTGTGCCCACATCTGTTGTTTGGTTTATGTAGTTATTGCCTGTTTCCAATTGTTCTGATTTTTTAAGAGTAACATTTTAGAAGAAATATTATAtacattacatgaacattgtTGGTAAAAGGTAATTATGACACAATCATttctttaaactttttttttttttttttataaatttgcaactgGTGTGAAGCAGACTTATGTGTTTGTTGCCACTGGTTACATTGCTGATATATACAACATAGATTTAGAGGTTCAATGTAAATTATTGAGATActtgcatacatgtatgtacaatgtacaatgatgaaaaaaacccaataaatttgataaaatttgataaaatgatgtatacattttatatagCTCTGAAATGGTTTGACCAGGGATATTGAGGCAGGGGCTGATTCTGTAATGGCTATATACTCAGCAATGCTTAAtataaatatgctcaaatgtcTTGATGACCTGGGTAAAGCCAGATCCCGACTCCACATCGCAGTGCAATGCAgcaatgctataaaaactgtaatctgagcctggtttttacgagctcagcggtgaaaattctcatcgcacaGTGGAAATTTttgtccgcgatggagttggaaaatgttcaactttttcgcatcgtgctgcgatatcgcagccgtgcacgcttctgattggctgctggaaaatcaagttcGGCAGGATGACCATAAAAAGAGATGCAGAccctacatgcttttaaaacatcgcagcatcgcgcgatgaaattgaaatgaacattttactttcaccacgcgatgctgcgatgttttaaaagcatcgcagcattggattgcgctgcgatgtggagtcaggatcgggcttaagggGTAGCAAATCAGGATGATAGCAGTACTCATaatatcttactataattcaccagaatctgtaatctgtccatctgtctgtttgtttgtctgtccgcctcttttctcggagactgggggtcgcccgttcctcaaacttggtgggtgggtgtatcttgaccccaggcagaacgagtttatattggttagtgggtcaaggtcatccaggggtcaaattagtaaaaactgtttttctcggagactgatggtcgcacgttcctcaaacttga encodes the following:
- the LOC140158886 gene encoding basigin-like isoform X3, translated to MRILAFSAAILVAVFSLANAQGEDVVFVQPPSHTGPYGEDYTFVCKLDLSAGPPPSLVWKRNQAVISNDPGQYIVVHTPNAANNSVVSRLTIVDAQADDKGAYDCSHENGNLGAFTITLDVYQDYEVKIEGDTVLEEGVDLTLTCKVDGSATTEVTWTKGSDDLPDDDRYVLKANNTLMIMEPVLGDAGVYTCTYMANNMEFAANVTVGEPLDLTGLKSVKYTEGERARFECSSTSKPKPTITWTKENGTLDDERFETEEKMKGQTFISTLLLIGVKMSDRGNYICTANNGVDEATHTIFLRVRDRLAALWPFIGIMAEVIILIAIIFIHEKCTQGGDVGDDDEDDEAMEPIKGGAGDEKPNSDGEGDVRMRASKE